One genomic window of Leptotrichia shahii includes the following:
- a CDS encoding helix-turn-helix domain-containing protein, with protein sequence MGRKSKVSNELKIELVKMILEGKGTIQELSKEYNVAKSSLMTWKKKYIEIGEESIKVEDKNRHYSREIKEKAVKSYLNNEGSLFEICKKYDIASVSVLNYWIRDYRKSIDEHGKVSALKKHVRKTIEAKVEAVEFCQNNNYDYNLTIRKFGISYQQIYSWVKKYENGGVDALTDNRGKRRSETKK encoded by the coding sequence ATGGGAAGAAAATCGAAAGTATCTAATGAGCTAAAAATTGAACTCGTAAAAATGATATTAGAGGGGAAGGGAACTATTCAAGAATTATCAAAGGAATATAATGTTGCAAAGTCATCATTAATGACATGGAAAAAAAAATATATTGAAATAGGTGAAGAAAGTATAAAAGTTGAAGATAAAAATAGGCATTACTCTCGTGAAATTAAAGAAAAAGCTGTTAAGAGCTATTTAAATAATGAAGGTTCATTATTTGAAATTTGTAAAAAATATGATATTGCATCTGTAAGTGTATTGAATTACTGGATTAGAGACTATAGAAAAAGTATAGATGAACACGGAAAAGTATCGGCATTAAAAAAACATGTAAGAAAAACTATTGAAGCTAAAGTCGAAGCTGTTGAATTTTGTCAAAATAATAATTATGACTATAATCTGACTATTCGTAAATTCGGAATTTCATATCAACAAATTTATTCATGGGTAAAAAAATATGAAAATGGTGGAGTTGATGCTTTAACAGATAACCGTGGGAAAAGACGTTCTGAAACTAAGAAATAA
- a CDS encoding oligosaccharide flippase family protein, producing MDNKNLLKGTMVYSLMNLVTKMGSFVFLPIITRLLTQEEFGIVGTLAPITSLFTVILGLGLYNAQMKKYVDLKESEDEFGSYMFSSTLIIVVFNILTYIFLFTPVAQRLFSYIVDLSKVSYYPLIIVSILIATANAFNNLSTTLFRMKRMYMKVAIGSVISLFTTYILAIYFIKYLKWGVFGNQFANLIALLIVFLFYFKDYFGKFRFKLNFDYVKYSLRNGLPLIFIELTDQVVNLSDRLVLAKFVSLAVVGGYTLAFTGGRVLSVVTGSFVNSWTPEFYEAMKEDRTNPTITRSVENFIAIISFACVIAQLFAPEGIKLIFPKSYYPAINYMSLILAGIVIQALFCLDYFFHFHEDSIYIFYFTMFAMIFNLVGNIIFIPKFPQIGPIIAAWTTLLAFLFRAIMEMLIIRKKYKISFNYKKLFFYFIIIVNPIIFYLSNDQLSIVKFGFKIVYLAIVTKFLVNKEVYNKIANLVNGIRRKIMKR from the coding sequence ATGGATAATAAAAATTTATTAAAGGGAACAATGGTTTATTCTCTTATGAATTTAGTTACAAAAATGGGTTCGTTTGTATTTTTACCAATAATAACAAGATTGCTTACACAGGAGGAATTTGGGATTGTAGGAACATTAGCTCCGATTACTTCACTATTTACAGTGATTTTGGGATTAGGGCTGTATAATGCTCAGATGAAAAAATATGTGGATTTGAAGGAAAGTGAAGATGAATTTGGAAGCTATATGTTTTCTTCAACTTTGATAATAGTTGTTTTTAATATTTTGACGTATATTTTTTTATTTACGCCAGTGGCTCAAAGGCTGTTTTCATACATTGTAGATTTAAGTAAAGTAAGTTACTATCCCTTGATAATTGTCAGTATTTTAATTGCCACAGCAAATGCTTTTAATAATCTTTCAACTACTTTGTTCAGAATGAAGAGAATGTATATGAAAGTGGCAATAGGAAGTGTTATAAGTCTTTTTACTACTTATATTCTGGCAATTTATTTTATAAAGTATTTAAAATGGGGAGTTTTTGGGAATCAGTTTGCAAATTTAATTGCATTGCTTATAGTATTCTTATTTTATTTTAAAGATTATTTTGGGAAATTTAGATTTAAGCTGAATTTTGATTATGTGAAATATTCGCTGCGAAATGGATTACCACTTATTTTTATTGAACTTACAGACCAAGTTGTAAATTTAAGTGACAGGCTTGTTTTGGCAAAATTTGTTTCTCTTGCGGTAGTTGGGGGATATACACTTGCTTTTACTGGTGGAAGAGTTTTATCAGTTGTTACGGGATCTTTTGTGAATAGCTGGACACCAGAGTTTTATGAGGCAATGAAGGAAGATAGAACAAACCCGACGATAACAAGAAGCGTAGAAAATTTTATCGCAATTATTTCTTTTGCATGTGTAATTGCACAGCTATTTGCTCCAGAGGGGATAAAATTAATATTTCCAAAAAGTTATTATCCTGCAATTAATTATATGTCATTAATTTTAGCTGGAATTGTAATTCAGGCGTTATTTTGTCTTGATTATTTTTTCCATTTTCACGAAGACAGCATATACATTTTTTATTTTACAATGTTTGCAATGATATTTAATTTGGTTGGAAATATAATATTTATACCAAAATTTCCTCAAATTGGCCCAATCATTGCAGCATGGACAACATTGCTTGCCTTTTTGTTCAGAGCAATAATGGAAATGCTGATTATAAGAAAGAAATACAAAATTTCATTTAATTATAAAAAATTATTTTTTTATTTTATAATTATTGTAAATCCTATTATATTTTATTTGTCAAATGATCAGCTTTCAATAGTAAAATTTGGATTTAAAATAGTATATTTGGCAATAGTTACAAAATTTCTTGTAAATAAGGAAGTATATAATAAAATTGCGAATCTTGTGAATGGCATAAGAAGAAAAATTATGAAACGATAA
- a CDS encoding pyridoxal-phosphate-dependent aminotransferase family protein — protein MSSKLLLTPGPTNIPEEYLEILGNDIIHHRTPEFRRIMKENNENLKKVFKTTQNDVAVLTSSGTGSMETAIVNFFSKGDKVLAVNTGYFGDRFRKIAEIYGLNVINLQYEFGESYKLEDVKKVISENPDLKGILATHSETSVGILNDIKSLGDLTKNTEILLVVDTISGLVVNEFNFDEWHVDVAIAGSQKAFLIPPGLAFVAISDKAKKAMETSDLPKYYFDLKQYIKYFEEKGETPYTPAIALILALNQSLKDLIKNGIENTIKQKHNLRKYVEEKAEKLGFKLLVKNEENRTNTLISVYREGIVIKSIIAALEEKDYTVTGGKGKYAESLMRIGILGQISKEQIDDFFVIFEEELKKQL, from the coding sequence ATGAGTTCAAAATTATTATTAACACCTGGGCCAACAAATATACCAGAAGAATATCTAGAAATTTTAGGAAATGACATTATTCATCACAGAACACCTGAATTTAGAAGAATTATGAAAGAAAACAATGAAAACTTGAAAAAAGTATTCAAGACAACACAAAATGATGTTGCTGTTCTAACTTCTTCTGGAACAGGTTCAATGGAAACTGCCATTGTAAACTTTTTCTCAAAGGGAGATAAAGTTTTAGCTGTAAATACTGGATATTTTGGTGACAGATTTAGAAAAATCGCAGAAATTTATGGCTTGAATGTAATTAATTTACAATATGAATTTGGAGAAAGCTATAAATTGGAAGATGTAAAAAAAGTTATTTCTGAAAATCCTGATTTAAAGGGAATTTTAGCTACTCATAGTGAAACTTCAGTTGGAATTTTAAATGACATAAAATCACTTGGAGATTTGACTAAAAATACTGAAATTTTATTAGTAGTTGACACAATTAGTGGACTTGTAGTAAATGAATTTAATTTTGATGAATGGCATGTTGACGTTGCAATAGCAGGAAGCCAAAAGGCATTTTTAATACCTCCAGGGTTAGCTTTTGTAGCAATTAGCGATAAGGCAAAAAAAGCGATGGAAACTTCTGATTTGCCAAAATATTACTTTGATTTAAAACAATATATTAAATATTTTGAAGAAAAAGGAGAAACACCTTATACTCCAGCAATTGCATTAATTTTAGCATTAAATCAATCATTGAAGGATTTAATCAAAAATGGAATTGAAAATACAATAAAACAAAAACACAACTTGAGAAAATATGTGGAAGAAAAAGCAGAAAAACTTGGATTTAAATTATTAGTTAAAAATGAAGAAAATAGAACAAATACATTAATTTCTGTTTACAGAGAAGGAATCGTAATAAAATCAATTATTGCCGCTCTTGAGGAAAAGGATTATACTGTTACAGGCGGAAAAGGAAAATATGCTGAAAGCCTTATGAGAATTGGTATTTTGGGACAAATTTCAAAAGAACAAATTGATGACTTCTTTGTTATCTTTGAAGAAGAATTAAAAAAACAATTATAA
- a CDS encoding KpsF/GutQ family sugar-phosphate isomerase — protein MEIDIIKEAKNVFDIEIIELEKLKNKLGDAFQKLVLMILELKNNNKVIITGIGKSGIIGKKISATLASTGTTAVFINAAEALHGDLGMVSNGDVVIAISNSGNSDEVLSILAPIRKIGGKIVAFTGNPNSTLGKYAQLTVNVGVEKEACPLGQAPMSSTTATLVTGDALAACLMKLKNFTENDFAKYHPGGSLGKRLLLHVSDLMHIGDELPVVRKDEKIENVLMVLTKKKLGAVCISDTGLENGKLLGIITEGDIRRALEHKDKFFDYVASDIMISTPVTIEKDAMALDALHLMENRKSQINVLPVVENGNVTGLIRIHDLIGLR, from the coding sequence ATGGAAATAGATATTATAAAAGAAGCTAAAAATGTATTTGATATTGAAATAATAGAACTTGAAAAATTGAAAAATAAATTGGGAGATGCTTTTCAAAAATTGGTTCTAATGATTTTAGAACTTAAAAATAATAACAAAGTTATCATTACTGGAATCGGAAAATCTGGAATAATTGGGAAAAAAATTTCAGCAACGCTTGCTTCGACTGGAACAACCGCTGTATTTATAAATGCAGCAGAAGCACTTCACGGTGATTTGGGAATGGTTAGCAATGGAGATGTGGTAATTGCCATCTCGAATAGTGGAAATTCTGACGAAGTATTGAGTATTTTAGCACCAATAAGAAAAATTGGCGGGAAAATCGTTGCATTTACTGGAAATCCCAATTCTACATTGGGGAAATATGCACAACTTACAGTTAATGTTGGAGTTGAAAAGGAAGCGTGTCCGCTGGGGCAAGCTCCAATGAGTTCGACTACGGCGACACTTGTAACAGGAGATGCCCTTGCCGCTTGTCTTATGAAGCTGAAAAACTTTACTGAAAATGATTTTGCAAAATATCATCCAGGTGGAAGCCTTGGAAAACGTTTATTGCTGCATGTTTCTGATCTAATGCATATTGGAGATGAATTACCAGTTGTAAGGAAGGATGAAAAAATTGAAAATGTGCTAATGGTTCTTACTAAGAAAAAATTGGGAGCTGTGTGTATTTCAGATACAGGTCTTGAAAATGGGAAATTGCTTGGAATTATAACGGAAGGGGATATTCGGCGTGCATTGGAGCATAAGGATAAATTTTTTGATTATGTTGCTTCTGATATTATGATTTCTACACCAGTAACGATTGAAAAGGATGCGATGGCTCTTGATGCGCTTCATCTGATGGAAAATAGAAAAAGTCAGATTAATGTACTGCCAGTTGTGGAAAATGGGAATGTCACAGGGCTTATAAGAATTCACGATTTAATAGGATTAAGATAA
- the trhA gene encoding PAQR family membrane homeostasis protein TrhA, translating into MNKKTKKNNYILNEIHKQAENFSHGEEIANFVSHTVGAGLSILAFIILTIRASWTHDAGTIISFMAFGFGLIVLYTMSSIYHGLKQGTAKSIFEIFDHSAIYVLIAASYTPFLYLVVNSPTNKIVLTIQWIVCVLGIVFKAFFTGKFKLFSTLLYLIMGWMIIFAWNDLINNINQISLIYLILGGVLYSLGTIFYSWKICKFNHMIWHIFVILGSISHFFAVYYLV; encoded by the coding sequence ATGAATAAAAAAACTAAGAAAAATAATTATATATTAAATGAAATACATAAACAAGCGGAGAATTTTTCACATGGAGAGGAAATTGCTAATTTTGTAAGCCATACGGTTGGAGCAGGATTATCAATACTAGCTTTTATAATATTAACGATACGTGCTAGCTGGACGCATGATGCAGGAACAATAATATCCTTTATGGCATTTGGTTTTGGATTGATTGTCTTGTATACAATGTCATCCATATATCACGGATTAAAGCAGGGGACAGCCAAATCAATATTTGAAATTTTTGACCATTCGGCAATTTATGTTTTAATAGCCGCTTCTTATACTCCATTTTTGTATTTAGTTGTTAATTCTCCAACAAATAAAATCGTATTGACGATTCAATGGATAGTTTGTGTTTTAGGAATTGTGTTTAAAGCATTTTTTACAGGTAAATTTAAATTATTTTCAACATTACTTTATCTAATAATGGGATGGATGATTATATTTGCTTGGAATGATCTGATAAATAATATCAATCAAATTTCGCTGATTTATTTAATTTTAGGCGGAGTTTTATATTCGCTTGGAACAATTTTCTATTCATGGAAAATATGTAAGTTTAATCATATGATATGGCATATTTTTGTAATTTTAGGAAGTATTTCACACTTTTTTGCTGTGTATTACTTAGTTTAA
- the mnmA gene encoding tRNA 2-thiouridine(34) synthase MnmA, translating to MDKKLDDKKVVVGMSGGIDSSVAALLLKQQGYEVIGVTLKHLSDELSENPGKTCCSLDDINDARYTCYTLGIPHYVLNVVEEFRRDVMEYFVKMYNAGKTPSPCVICDEKVKIKKLVEFADKMGIKYISTGHYSKISQNNMLLWDKNNRKDQTYMLYRLDKQVVERFLFPLSEYKKLEVREIARQNGIHTHNKPDSQGICFAPNGYIPFLKKVLGNDVKKGNFVDKNGKIIGEHIGYQFYTVGQRRGLGLNLGKPFFVLKLRPETNEVVVGDFEELLVKEIEVINYKFHCGLENIIGVKLIARPRFSSKGLTGKLKILEDEKNKLIFEFDEKTHENSEGQHIVFYLENEIIGGGEIKNI from the coding sequence ATGGATAAAAAACTAGATGATAAAAAAGTCGTTGTTGGAATGAGCGGCGGGATAGACAGCTCTGTTGCCGCTCTTTTGTTAAAGCAGCAAGGATATGAAGTAATTGGAGTTACATTAAAGCATTTGTCTGATGAGCTTTCGGAAAATCCAGGAAAGACATGCTGTTCTTTGGATGATATAAATGATGCAAGATATACTTGTTACACTTTAGGAATCCCTCATTATGTCTTAAATGTTGTGGAGGAATTTAGAAGAGATGTGATGGAATATTTTGTGAAAATGTATAATGCAGGAAAAACTCCCTCGCCTTGTGTGATTTGCGATGAAAAGGTAAAAATAAAAAAACTCGTAGAATTTGCTGACAAAATGGGAATAAAGTACATTTCAACAGGGCATTATTCAAAAATCAGCCAAAATAATATGCTTTTGTGGGATAAAAATAACAGAAAAGACCAGACTTATATGCTTTATCGACTAGATAAGCAAGTAGTGGAGCGGTTTTTATTTCCGCTTTCAGAATACAAAAAGTTAGAAGTTCGAGAAATTGCTAGACAAAATGGAATTCATACACACAATAAGCCAGATAGCCAAGGAATCTGTTTTGCTCCAAACGGGTATATCCCATTTTTGAAAAAAGTGCTTGGAAATGATGTAAAAAAGGGGAATTTTGTGGATAAAAACGGGAAAATCATTGGAGAGCATATAGGTTACCAGTTTTATACGGTTGGACAACGGCGTGGACTGGGTCTTAATTTGGGAAAGCCATTTTTTGTGCTGAAACTTCGACCTGAAACGAATGAAGTTGTTGTGGGTGATTTTGAAGAATTGCTGGTAAAGGAAATTGAAGTGATAAATTATAAATTTCATTGTGGTTTGGAAAATATAATTGGAGTAAAATTAATTGCACGTCCAAGATTTTCTTCAAAAGGTCTAACTGGAAAATTAAAGATTTTAGAAGATGAAAAAAATAAATTAATTTTTGAATTTGATGAAAAGACTCATGAAAATTCTGAAGGGCAGCATATTGTATTTTATTTGGAAAATGAGATTATTGGTGGAGGAGAAATAAAAAATATTTGA
- a CDS encoding glycosyltransferase family 2 protein gives MKFTVFTPTFNRKELLKKLYKSLQKQSYKDFEWLIVDDGSTDGTKEKVKEFLCEKKLDIKYYFKENGGKQRAYNFATEKANGELFICLDSDDEYVENGLETILKYWKKYEKNTDIAGMGYLSTYPNGEVIGSSFPEKEMISTQFKIYNKYRVKGDKGLMFRTEIIKKYKFPVFEDEKFITEAVVYNRICEKYKMVYVNEKIEIKEYQEDGLTAKYNNLLLRNPKGQALYHNEINSQKLTLKQKILNNAVYYKFCKVAGYKFRKIFQESKSKLFLILAIPIGEFMWKKVKL, from the coding sequence ATGAAATTTACAGTTTTTACACCGACTTTTAATCGCAAGGAACTACTTAAAAAATTGTATAAATCGCTTCAAAAGCAGAGTTATAAAGATTTTGAATGGCTTATTGTAGATGATGGTTCTACTGATGGGACTAAAGAAAAAGTAAAAGAATTTTTGTGTGAAAAGAAGTTGGATATAAAATATTATTTTAAGGAAAATGGCGGTAAGCAGCGAGCTTATAACTTTGCTACAGAAAAAGCAAATGGGGAACTTTTTATATGCCTTGATTCAGATGATGAATATGTGGAGAATGGACTTGAAACTATTTTAAAATATTGGAAAAAGTATGAGAAAAATACTGATATTGCTGGAATGGGATATTTGTCAACTTATCCAAATGGAGAAGTTATCGGCTCTAGTTTTCCAGAAAAGGAAATGATCTCTACACAATTTAAAATCTATAATAAATATAGGGTTAAAGGCGATAAGGGGCTTATGTTCAGAACTGAAATTATAAAAAAATACAAATTTCCAGTTTTTGAAGATGAGAAGTTTATTACAGAAGCTGTTGTTTATAATAGAATTTGTGAAAAATATAAGATGGTTTACGTAAATGAGAAAATTGAAATAAAGGAATATCAGGAGGACGGATTAACTGCAAAATACAATAATTTATTGTTGCGAAATCCAAAAGGACAGGCACTTTATCATAATGAAATAAATTCTCAAAAGTTGACTCTTAAACAGAAAATTTTAAATAATGCCGTTTATTATAAATTTTGCAAAGTAGCAGGCTATAAATTTAGAAAAATATTTCAAGAAAGCAAAAGTAAATTGTTTTTAATATTGGCAATTCCAATTGGAGAATTTATGTGGAAAAAAGTTAAGTTGTAG
- a CDS encoding mannose-1-phosphate guanylyltransferase: MDKVALIMAGGSGTRFWPLSTNDKPKQFLDLVSEKTMIKETIDRIKEIIPVEKIFISTNIKYFDIIKKELPEIADRNIIFEPMARDTAACIGYAACIIRKIYKNSIMAVLPSDHLIKKEKEFLESLKFAFCEAEKNKIVTLGVKPTYAETGYGYIEYIDRKNKKNDCEKNGIKEKFESYKVKKFREKPNKELAEKYIEQGNYLWNSGMFVWKTEFILNEIKKHMETHKVILENIEKMLENVDLDQVFGEKLSNFVKDEFEKFEKISIDFGVMEHTKSVSVIPVDIDWNDVGNFKSLEDIFPKDKDSNVVRSDYFEQIESEGNIVINKENEKIIATIGLENIVIVNTKDALLVCHKDKSQEVKKILNKIELNKVKK; this comes from the coding sequence ATGGATAAAGTAGCTTTAATTATGGCTGGAGGAAGTGGAACAAGATTTTGGCCATTATCTACAAATGACAAGCCGAAGCAATTTTTGGATCTGGTGTCGGAAAAGACAATGATTAAGGAAACTATCGACAGAATAAAAGAAATCATTCCAGTAGAAAAAATATTCATTTCTACAAATATTAAATATTTTGATATAATAAAAAAAGAATTGCCTGAAATTGCTGACAGAAATATAATTTTTGAACCAATGGCACGAGATACAGCGGCTTGTATAGGATATGCAGCCTGCATTATTAGGAAAATTTATAAAAATAGCATTATGGCAGTTTTACCATCAGATCATTTAATAAAAAAAGAAAAGGAATTTTTGGAAAGCCTGAAATTTGCATTTTGTGAGGCTGAAAAGAATAAGATTGTTACGCTTGGGGTTAAGCCGACTTATGCTGAAACTGGATATGGATATATTGAGTATATTGATAGGAAAAATAAAAAAAATGATTGTGAAAAGAATGGAATTAAAGAAAAATTTGAATCGTATAAAGTGAAAAAATTTAGAGAAAAGCCAAATAAGGAATTAGCTGAAAAATATATTGAGCAGGGGAATTATCTTTGGAACAGCGGAATGTTCGTATGGAAAACGGAATTTATTTTAAACGAAATAAAAAAACACATGGAAACACATAAAGTGATTTTGGAAAATATTGAAAAAATGCTTGAAAATGTGGATTTAGATCAAGTTTTTGGAGAAAAATTGAGTAATTTTGTAAAAGATGAGTTTGAAAAATTTGAAAAAATCTCGATAGATTTTGGAGTGATGGAGCATACTAAATCTGTGAGTGTAATTCCTGTTGATATTGACTGGAATGATGTTGGGAATTTTAAGTCACTTGAAGATATTTTTCCAAAGGATAAAGACAGTAACGTTGTGCGGTCTGATTATTTTGAGCAGATTGAATCTGAAGGAAATATTGTGATTAATAAGGAAAATGAAAAAATTATTGCTACAATTGGGCTTGAAAATATTGTTATTGTAAATACAAAGGATGCTTTGCTTGTCTGTCATAAGGATAAAAGTCAGGAAGTAAAGAAAATATTAAATAAAATTGAATTAAATAAAGTAAAAAAATAA
- the lgt gene encoding prolipoprotein diacylglyceryl transferase, whose product MRPYLFKIGGFELRIYSLMYILAFLFGMFIALSDDVAEKRGVNDRKIIEDFAFTTIVSGLIGARLYYVIFKFADYIGNPLSIFYIWEGGLAIHGGIIGAFIGACFYAKKNKMNLWVLTDMAVGPLLFGQFLGRFGNLANGEVHGVPTFTPLSIIFSGKFNEWWIKYQSMSTTAQAQFKQLVPWGLVFPLNTPAGSEFPNLPLHPAMLYEAFLNLIGFTILWFYFRKKEYNPGVLSMIYLIMYAIIRTFVSTFRAEDLLIFGIRLPYLISIVMIVVAIIGIKFFSNPERKFVPAKSEEK is encoded by the coding sequence ATGAGACCATATTTATTTAAAATTGGAGGTTTTGAACTTAGAATTTACAGTTTGATGTATATTTTAGCTTTTCTTTTTGGAATGTTTATCGCACTTTCAGATGATGTTGCTGAAAAAAGAGGAGTTAATGATCGAAAAATTATTGAAGATTTTGCATTTACAACGATAGTATCAGGATTAATTGGAGCAAGGCTATATTATGTTATTTTTAAATTTGCCGATTATATTGGGAATCCTTTATCCATATTTTATATTTGGGAAGGCGGTCTTGCAATTCATGGCGGAATTATCGGAGCATTTATTGGTGCATGTTTTTATGCTAAAAAAAATAAAATGAATTTATGGGTGCTTACAGATATGGCTGTTGGACCTTTATTATTTGGACAATTTTTAGGAAGATTCGGAAACTTGGCAAATGGCGAAGTTCATGGAGTTCCTACATTTACTCCACTTAGCATAATTTTTTCAGGAAAATTCAATGAATGGTGGATAAAATACCAATCAATGAGCACTACTGCACAAGCTCAATTTAAGCAGCTTGTACCTTGGGGATTAGTTTTTCCGCTAAATACACCAGCTGGATCAGAATTTCCAAATTTGCCGTTACATCCTGCTATGCTTTACGAAGCATTTTTAAATTTAATTGGATTTACAATTCTTTGGTTTTATTTTAGAAAAAAAGAATATAATCCTGGAGTTTTATCAATGATTTATTTAATTATGTATGCGATTATAAGAACATTTGTAAGTACATTTAGAGCAGAAGATTTATTAATTTTTGGAATAAGACTCCCATATTTAATAAGTATAGTTATGATTGTTGTTGCGATTATCGGAATAAAATTCTTTAGCAATCCAGAAAGAAAATTTGTGCCTGCTAAAAGTGAGGAAAAATAA
- the kdsA gene encoding 3-deoxy-8-phosphooctulonate synthase — protein sequence MLIDKVKKVKITDDITIGNDKIFLIAGPCVIESEDLVMEVAGKMKEITDELGIQYVFKASFDKANRSSISSFRGPGLEKGLEILSRVKSKYGVALATDIHEPYQCKEAAKVIDLLQIPAFLSRQTDLLVAAAKTGKAVNIKKGQFLAPWDMKNVVKKFQEVGNENIMLCERGASFGYNNLVVDMRGLLEMRKFGYPVIFDATHSVQIPGGRGETSGGNRDYVYPLARAAVSVGVDGIFAEVHPDPDKGLSDGPNMLKLDNIEEILTKLLKYDKLTKEL from the coding sequence ATGCTAATAGATAAAGTGAAAAAAGTTAAAATTACTGATGATATTACGATTGGTAATGACAAGATTTTCTTGATTGCAGGACCTTGCGTGATTGAATCGGAAGATCTGGTTATGGAAGTGGCTGGGAAAATGAAAGAAATTACGGATGAACTGGGCATTCAATATGTTTTTAAGGCTTCATTTGACAAGGCTAACCGTTCTTCAATTTCATCTTTTAGAGGACCTGGACTTGAAAAAGGACTTGAAATTTTATCAAGAGTCAAGTCTAAATATGGCGTTGCTCTTGCGACTGATATTCACGAACCTTATCAATGTAAAGAAGCTGCAAAAGTAATTGACCTTTTACAAATTCCAGCTTTTTTATCACGGCAAACCGACTTGCTTGTTGCCGCAGCCAAAACAGGAAAAGCTGTAAATATTAAAAAAGGGCAGTTTTTAGCACCTTGGGATATGAAAAATGTTGTAAAAAAATTTCAGGAAGTTGGAAATGAGAATATAATGCTTTGCGAACGTGGAGCTTCATTTGGATACAATAATCTTGTTGTAGATATGCGTGGACTTTTGGAAATGAGAAAATTTGGATATCCAGTTATATTTGATGCAACACATTCGGTACAAATTCCAGGAGGAAGAGGTGAAACTTCAGGTGGTAACCGTGATTATGTTTATCCACTTGCAAGAGCGGCTGTATCTGTGGGAGTAGATGGGATTTTTGCTGAAGTACATCCCGATCCCGATAAAGGTCTATCTGATGGACCAAATATGCTAAAATTAGATAATATTGAAGAAATTTTAACAAAACTTTTGAAATATGATAAATTAACAAAAGAACTATAA